The following are encoded in a window of Poecile atricapillus isolate bPoeAtr1 chromosome 21, bPoeAtr1.hap1, whole genome shotgun sequence genomic DNA:
- the MMP28 gene encoding matrix metalloproteinase-28 isoform X1, which produces MAAALRAALAMGLLAAARPAATAMGQRRQAELFLEKYGYFREPGSAHSPAEFTEALRDFQRVSHLPPSGLLDAPTLHQMSLPRCGTDDGDSRAAGTRRARRTAQHGGRWYKRHLRYRVVNWPSYLPQHEVRLAVRAAFELWSNVSSLLFWEAQDGPADIRLTFFHGDHNDGLNNAFDGPGPKAEAHLGKAERRVPAVPRSLMALVSPGGALAHAFFPLRGEAHFDSAERWSLHSGKGRNLFIVVAHEVGHTLGLQHSPVKSALMSPYYKKLSKDFVLSWDDILAVQNLYGKPSKGSAIQLPGKVFTHFQDWNTDLYSRDREQRSLSTYYCHSFFDAITADGDHNLYIFKGSHYWVVSASGNASEPRPLQPRWPGLPASIDACTWSQLTGKFYFFKGGRCWRYAGSKLEAGFPRKCSALGLPRHPDTALYFQQLRRLVLFKGPKYFVLGEEPLGVEPYYPRSLRDWAGLPPGTAGALTHRDGSLYFFRDEQYWKFDQNKLRVVASGKWAAQLAWMGCWDANSEQLLF; this is translated from the exons CTATTCCTGGAGAAGTACGGCTACTTCAGGGAGCCGGGGAGCGCGCACAGCCCCGCCGAGTTCACCGAGGCGCTGAG GGATTTCCAGCGGGTGTCCCACCTCCCTCCCAGCGGGCTGCTGGATGCCCCCACGCTCCATcagatgtccctgcccaggtgTGGCACCGATGACGGCGACAGCCGCGCTGCCGGGACACGCCGGGCACGGCGCACGGCACAGCACG GTGGGCGCTGGTACAAGCGGCACCTGCGGTACCGGGTGGTGAACTGGCCGTCCTACCTGCCCCAGCACGAGGTGCGCCTGGCCGTGAGAGCCGCCTTCGAGCTCTGGAGCAACGTGTCCTCCCTGCTGTTCTGGGAGGCCCAGGACGGCCCCGCCGACATCCGCCTCACCTTCTTCCACGGGGACCACAACGATGGACTCAACAACGCCTTCGATGGGCCAG GACCCAAAGCCGAGGCACATTTAGGCAAAGCAGAGCGGCGTGTGCCGGCTGTGCCGCGGTCCCTGATGgctctggtgtccccaggaggtgCCCTGGCTCACGCCTTCTTCCCCCTGCGAGGAGAAGCCCACTTTGACAGTGCTGAGCGCTGGTCCCTGCACAGCGGCAAAGGGCGCAACCTCTTCATCGTGGTGGCCCACGAGGTCGGGCAcacgctggggctgcagcactCGCCCGTCAAGAGCGCCCTGATGTCTCCCTACTACAAGAAGCTCAGCAAGGATTTTGTCCTCAGCTGGGATGACATCTTGGCCGTCCAGAACTTGTACG GAAAGCCCTCCAAGGGCTCGGCCATCCAGCTCCCAGGAAAAGTCTTCACTCACTTCCAGGATTGGAACACGGACCTGTACAGCAGGGACCGAGAGCAGAGGAGCCTCAGCACCTATTACTGCCACTCCTTCTTCGACGCCATAACCGCTG ACGGGGATCACAACCTCTACATCTTCAAGGGCAGCCACTACTGGGTGGTGTCGGCGAGCGGCAACGCCAGCGAGCCACGGCCACTGCAGCCACGCTGGCCCGGCCTCCCCGCCAGCATCGACGCCTGCACCTGGTCCCAGCTCACTGGGAAGTTCTACTTCTTCAAAG GCGGCCGATGCTGGCGCTACGCCGGCTCCAAGCTGGAGGCAGGATTCCCCCGAAAATGCAGCGCCCTGGGGCTCCCTCGGCACCCGGACACCGCTCTCTACTTCCAGCAGCTCCGCCGGCTCGTCCTCTTCAAAGGCCCCAAGTACTTCGTGCTGGGCGAGGAGCCGCTGGGCGTGGAGCCCTACTACCCCCGCAGCCTGCGGGACTGGGCAGGGCTGCccccgggcacggccggggcTCTCACACACCGAGACGGCTCCCTCTACTTCTTTCGGGATGAGCAGTACTGGAAATTCGACCAGAACAAGCTGCGAGTGGTAGCCAGCGGCAAATGGGCGGCACAGCTGGCCTGGATGGGCTGCTGGGATGCCAACAGTGAGCAGCTCCTGTTCTGA
- the RASL10B gene encoding ras-like protein family member 10B isoform X2, whose protein sequence is MVATFKIAVLGAQGVGKSAIVRQFLYNEFSEVCVPTTARRVYLPAVVMNGHVHDLQIMDFPPITAFPVNTLQEWADVCCRGLRSVHAYILVYDICCFDSFEYIKTIRQQILETRVIGTSETPIIIVGNKRDLQRGRVIPRWNVSNLVKKTWKCGYIECSAKYNWHILLLFSELLKSVGCARCKHVHTTIRFQGALRRNRCTIM, encoded by the exons ATGGTGGCAACCTTCAAGATCGCcgtgctgggagcccagggcGTGGGCAAGAGTGCCATAGTCCGGCAGTTCCTGTACAACGAGTTCAGCGAGGTGTGCGTGCCCACCACGGCCCGCCGCGTCTACCTGCCCGCCGTGGTCATGAACGGCCACGTCCACGACCTGCAGATCATGGACTTTCCCCCCATCACCGCCTTCCCTGTCAACACCCTGCAG GAGTGGGCGGACGTGTGTTGCAGGGGGCTCCGGAGCGTCCATGCCTACATCCTGGTCTATGACATCTGTTGCTTTGACAGCTTCGAGTACATCAAAACCATCCGCCAGCAGATCCTGGAAACAAG GGTCATCGGCACCTCGGAGACGCCCATCATCATCGTGGGCAACAAGCGGGACCTGCAGCGGGGCCGGGTCATCCCGCGCTGGAACGTCTCCAACCTGGTGAAGAAGACGTGGAAGTGCGGCTACATCGAGTGCTCGGCCAAGTACAACTGGcacatcctgctgctcttcagcgAGCTCCTCAAGAGCGTGGGCTGTGCCCGCTGCAAGCACGTCCACACCACCATCCGCTTCCAGGGCGCGCTGCGCAGGAACCGCTGCACCATCATGTGA
- the MMP28 gene encoding matrix metalloproteinase-28 isoform X2, with product MAAALRAALAMGLLAAARPAATAMGQRRQAELFLEKYGYFREPGSAHSPAEFTEALRDFQRVSHLPPSGLLDAPTLHQMSLPRCGTDDGDSRAAGTRRARRTAQHGGRWYKRHLRYRVVNWPSYLPQHEVRLAVRAAFELWSNVSSLLFWEAQDGPADIRLTFFHGDHNDGLNNAFDGPGGALAHAFFPLRGEAHFDSAERWSLHSGKGRNLFIVVAHEVGHTLGLQHSPVKSALMSPYYKKLSKDFVLSWDDILAVQNLYGKPSKGSAIQLPGKVFTHFQDWNTDLYSRDREQRSLSTYYCHSFFDAITADGDHNLYIFKGSHYWVVSASGNASEPRPLQPRWPGLPASIDACTWSQLTGKFYFFKGGRCWRYAGSKLEAGFPRKCSALGLPRHPDTALYFQQLRRLVLFKGPKYFVLGEEPLGVEPYYPRSLRDWAGLPPGTAGALTHRDGSLYFFRDEQYWKFDQNKLRVVASGKWAAQLAWMGCWDANSEQLLF from the exons CTATTCCTGGAGAAGTACGGCTACTTCAGGGAGCCGGGGAGCGCGCACAGCCCCGCCGAGTTCACCGAGGCGCTGAG GGATTTCCAGCGGGTGTCCCACCTCCCTCCCAGCGGGCTGCTGGATGCCCCCACGCTCCATcagatgtccctgcccaggtgTGGCACCGATGACGGCGACAGCCGCGCTGCCGGGACACGCCGGGCACGGCGCACGGCACAGCACG GTGGGCGCTGGTACAAGCGGCACCTGCGGTACCGGGTGGTGAACTGGCCGTCCTACCTGCCCCAGCACGAGGTGCGCCTGGCCGTGAGAGCCGCCTTCGAGCTCTGGAGCAACGTGTCCTCCCTGCTGTTCTGGGAGGCCCAGGACGGCCCCGCCGACATCCGCCTCACCTTCTTCCACGGGGACCACAACGATGGACTCAACAACGCCTTCGATGGGCCAG gaggtgCCCTGGCTCACGCCTTCTTCCCCCTGCGAGGAGAAGCCCACTTTGACAGTGCTGAGCGCTGGTCCCTGCACAGCGGCAAAGGGCGCAACCTCTTCATCGTGGTGGCCCACGAGGTCGGGCAcacgctggggctgcagcactCGCCCGTCAAGAGCGCCCTGATGTCTCCCTACTACAAGAAGCTCAGCAAGGATTTTGTCCTCAGCTGGGATGACATCTTGGCCGTCCAGAACTTGTACG GAAAGCCCTCCAAGGGCTCGGCCATCCAGCTCCCAGGAAAAGTCTTCACTCACTTCCAGGATTGGAACACGGACCTGTACAGCAGGGACCGAGAGCAGAGGAGCCTCAGCACCTATTACTGCCACTCCTTCTTCGACGCCATAACCGCTG ACGGGGATCACAACCTCTACATCTTCAAGGGCAGCCACTACTGGGTGGTGTCGGCGAGCGGCAACGCCAGCGAGCCACGGCCACTGCAGCCACGCTGGCCCGGCCTCCCCGCCAGCATCGACGCCTGCACCTGGTCCCAGCTCACTGGGAAGTTCTACTTCTTCAAAG GCGGCCGATGCTGGCGCTACGCCGGCTCCAAGCTGGAGGCAGGATTCCCCCGAAAATGCAGCGCCCTGGGGCTCCCTCGGCACCCGGACACCGCTCTCTACTTCCAGCAGCTCCGCCGGCTCGTCCTCTTCAAAGGCCCCAAGTACTTCGTGCTGGGCGAGGAGCCGCTGGGCGTGGAGCCCTACTACCCCCGCAGCCTGCGGGACTGGGCAGGGCTGCccccgggcacggccggggcTCTCACACACCGAGACGGCTCCCTCTACTTCTTTCGGGATGAGCAGTACTGGAAATTCGACCAGAACAAGCTGCGAGTGGTAGCCAGCGGCAAATGGGCGGCACAGCTGGCCTGGATGGGCTGCTGGGATGCCAACAGTGAGCAGCTCCTGTTCTGA
- the GAS2L2 gene encoding GAS2-like protein 2 isoform X1, with the protein MWGAPGTGVRSIRPYQSSEQYLYAMKEDLAEWLKELYDLDIEVGTFLEVLETGAVLCSHANHVTQVAGEFARACPDVARHLHLPTAGVTCNLTAQPGTFQARDNVSNFIQWCRKEMGIKDVLMFETEDLVLRKNEKNFVLCLLELARHASRLGMRAPTLVQMEEEIEEELRQELDLPPMDTALPRGPRKPRDLNNLDQMVQHLVSRCTCPVQFPMIKLSEGKYRVGDSDTLIFVRILREHVMVRVGGGWDTLEHYLDKHDPCRCSSLSHKQAWKARSPQQQVQHEVRLCPTPRAAARSPQPALLVSRSQSPLPPVPWGSRVPPGPGSPATPSPEGSGRRPGASPHREQPRRVPSGRMREPPAVPLGKQPPPSRSPARSGSPGHGARGRAPTPSRLSFPNCSGVPGAPQGTSPGKATPAAPARGRSAAPSPRTVPAPPRSSQQGGKPSVVAARPQGTEAPTTVTPRAPSPLKVRASSPRKVLSPSSHRDVPGDSQSLKSPREGRQGALGRGRQPSPRNSSSRPPKLDSGVKPPRKGSPAASRPLTPPGRSAEGCKLWEGPQGTRQCQPAPSPRAAAAEGPRVPEDEAGGGCGPGDGAGGLRGCCGNSQPPGYDRVVEELSRGPQPLRPVGMWSQVPKTPARAVPQLLGPGEEERPGLGVQTPRGPRANNAAKPRRCLKKPERVPSIYKLKLRPKVRPRRDHRPGKRPSRIPTPLGHRPPAPRTQHRPPGTPRAPQSRSTRPTAEPPLADSGTWLTEDDEESWV; encoded by the exons ATGTGGGGGGCACCGGGCACGGGGGTGCGGAGCATCCGTCCCTACCAGTCCAGCGAGCAGTACCTGTACGCCATGAAGGAGGACCTGGCAGAGTGGCTGAAGGAGCTCTATGACCTTGACATCGAGGTGGGCACCTTCTTGGAGGTGCTGGAGACGGGGGCTGTGCTTTGCTCCCACGCCAACCACGTCACCCAGGTGGCCGGGGAGTTTGCCCGTGCCTGCCCCGACGTGGCCCGGCACCTCCACCTGCCCACCGCCGGTGTCACCTGCAAcctcacagcacagccaggcaccTTCCAGGCCAGGGACAACGTCTCCAACTTCATCCAGTGGTGCAGGAAGGAAATGGGTATCAAAG acgTCCTGATGTTCGAGACAGAGGACCTGGTGCTGAGGAAGAACGAGAAGAACTTCGTGCTGtgcctgctggagctggcacGCCACGCTTCCCGCCTCGGAATGCGCGCCCCGACCCTGGTgcagatggaggaggagatCGAGGAGGAGCTTCGGCAGGAGCTGGACCTGCCTCCCATGGACACCGCCCTGCCCCGGGGCCCCAGGAAACCACGGGACCTCAACAACCTCGACCAGATG gtCCAGCACCTGGTGAGCCGCTGTACCTGCCCTGTCCAGTTCCCCATGATCAAGCTCTCCGAAGGGAAATACCGTGTGGGGGACTCTGACACCCTCATCTTTGTGCGG ATCCTGCGGGAACACGTCATGGTGCGGGTCGGGGGCGGCTGGGACACGCTGGAGCATTACCTGGACAAGCACGACCCGTGTCGCTGCAGCTCGCTCT CTCACAAACAAGCCTGGAAAGCCCGGAGCCCGCAGCAGCAAGTGCAGCACGAGGTGCGGCTGTGCCCGACCCCGAGGGCGGCCGcccgcagcccccagcccgCGCTGCTGGTCAGCCGCTCCCAGAGCCCCCTGCCCCCTGTCCCTTGGGggtcccgtgtcccccctggCCCCggctcccctgccaccccctcGCCGGAGGGCTCGGGTCGCCGGCCGGGTGCCAGCCCCCACCGAGAGCAGCCCCGGAGGGTCCCTTCGGGCAG GATGCGGGAGCCACCCGCTGTCCCTCTGGGGAAGCAGCCGCCACCATCCCGGTCCCCGGCTCGGTCCGGCTCCCCCGGGCACGGGGCGAGGGGCCGGGCACCCACCCCTTCCCGGCTGAGCTTCCCGAACTGCTCGGGGGTCCCCGGGGCACCGCAAGGGACCAGCCCAGGGAAAGCCACCCCTGCGGCACCGGCACGGGGCAGGTCCGCAGCACCCAGCCCACGGACGGTCCCAGCACCTCCGAGAAGCAGCCAGCAAGGAGGAAAACCGTCTGTGGTGGCTGCCAGGCCACAGGGAACGGAGGCACCCACCACAGTGACACCCCGAGCCCCCAGTCCCTTAAAGGTCCGTGCCTCCAGTCCCCGAAAGGTCCTCTCCCCCTCCTCGCACCGGGATGTCCCGGGGGACTCACAGAGCCTGAAGAGCCCACgggaagggaggcagggagCTCTTGGCCGGGGCCGACAGCCCTCACCCCGGAATTCCTCCAGCCGACCCCCGAAACTGGACAGCGGCGTTAAACCCCCCAGGAAAGGCAGCCCGGCCGCCTCCCGGCCCCTCACCCCTCCGGGCCGCTCTGCAGAGGGGTGCAAGCTCTGGGAGGGTCCCCAGGGGACACGGCAGTGCCAGCCAGCCCCGAGCCCAAGGGCTGCGGCTGCCGAGGGACCTCGGGTGCCAGAGGATGAAGCCGGGGGAGGCTGCGGCCCTGGcgatggggctggggggctccgggggtgCTGTGGGAACTCGCAGCCCCCCGGCTatgacagggtggtggaggAGCTCTCCCGGGGGCCGCAGCCCCTGCGCCCTGTGGGGATGTGGAGCcaggtccccaaaacccccgcaAGAGCTGTCCCGCAGCTCCTGGGCCCGGGGGAGGAGGAGCGGCCGGGACTGGGGGTCCAGACCCCGCGGGGACCCAGGGCCAACAACGCCGCCAAGCCCCGGCGGTGCCTGAAGAAGCCCGAGCGTGTCCCCTCCATCTACAAGCTGAAGCTGCGGCCCAAGGTGCGTCCCCGGCGGGACCACAGGCCGGGCAAGCGCCCCTCGCGCATCCCCACCCCGCTGGGGCATCGCCCCCCTGCCCCCCGCACCCAGCACcgccccccggggaccccccgagccccccagtCCCGCAGCACCCGCCCCACGGCCGAGCCGCCCCTGGCTGACAGCGGCACCTGGCTGACCGAGGATGATGAGGAGTCCTGGGTCTGA
- the GAS2L2 gene encoding GAS2-like protein 2 isoform X2, with protein sequence MGIKDVLMFETEDLVLRKNEKNFVLCLLELARHASRLGMRAPTLVQMEEEIEEELRQELDLPPMDTALPRGPRKPRDLNNLDQMVQHLVSRCTCPVQFPMIKLSEGKYRVGDSDTLIFVRILREHVMVRVGGGWDTLEHYLDKHDPCRCSSLSHKQAWKARSPQQQVQHEVRLCPTPRAAARSPQPALLVSRSQSPLPPVPWGSRVPPGPGSPATPSPEGSGRRPGASPHREQPRRVPSGRMREPPAVPLGKQPPPSRSPARSGSPGHGARGRAPTPSRLSFPNCSGVPGAPQGTSPGKATPAAPARGRSAAPSPRTVPAPPRSSQQGGKPSVVAARPQGTEAPTTVTPRAPSPLKVRASSPRKVLSPSSHRDVPGDSQSLKSPREGRQGALGRGRQPSPRNSSSRPPKLDSGVKPPRKGSPAASRPLTPPGRSAEGCKLWEGPQGTRQCQPAPSPRAAAAEGPRVPEDEAGGGCGPGDGAGGLRGCCGNSQPPGYDRVVEELSRGPQPLRPVGMWSQVPKTPARAVPQLLGPGEEERPGLGVQTPRGPRANNAAKPRRCLKKPERVPSIYKLKLRPKVRPRRDHRPGKRPSRIPTPLGHRPPAPRTQHRPPGTPRAPQSRSTRPTAEPPLADSGTWLTEDDEESWV encoded by the exons ATGGGTATCAAAG acgTCCTGATGTTCGAGACAGAGGACCTGGTGCTGAGGAAGAACGAGAAGAACTTCGTGCTGtgcctgctggagctggcacGCCACGCTTCCCGCCTCGGAATGCGCGCCCCGACCCTGGTgcagatggaggaggagatCGAGGAGGAGCTTCGGCAGGAGCTGGACCTGCCTCCCATGGACACCGCCCTGCCCCGGGGCCCCAGGAAACCACGGGACCTCAACAACCTCGACCAGATG gtCCAGCACCTGGTGAGCCGCTGTACCTGCCCTGTCCAGTTCCCCATGATCAAGCTCTCCGAAGGGAAATACCGTGTGGGGGACTCTGACACCCTCATCTTTGTGCGG ATCCTGCGGGAACACGTCATGGTGCGGGTCGGGGGCGGCTGGGACACGCTGGAGCATTACCTGGACAAGCACGACCCGTGTCGCTGCAGCTCGCTCT CTCACAAACAAGCCTGGAAAGCCCGGAGCCCGCAGCAGCAAGTGCAGCACGAGGTGCGGCTGTGCCCGACCCCGAGGGCGGCCGcccgcagcccccagcccgCGCTGCTGGTCAGCCGCTCCCAGAGCCCCCTGCCCCCTGTCCCTTGGGggtcccgtgtcccccctggCCCCggctcccctgccaccccctcGCCGGAGGGCTCGGGTCGCCGGCCGGGTGCCAGCCCCCACCGAGAGCAGCCCCGGAGGGTCCCTTCGGGCAG GATGCGGGAGCCACCCGCTGTCCCTCTGGGGAAGCAGCCGCCACCATCCCGGTCCCCGGCTCGGTCCGGCTCCCCCGGGCACGGGGCGAGGGGCCGGGCACCCACCCCTTCCCGGCTGAGCTTCCCGAACTGCTCGGGGGTCCCCGGGGCACCGCAAGGGACCAGCCCAGGGAAAGCCACCCCTGCGGCACCGGCACGGGGCAGGTCCGCAGCACCCAGCCCACGGACGGTCCCAGCACCTCCGAGAAGCAGCCAGCAAGGAGGAAAACCGTCTGTGGTGGCTGCCAGGCCACAGGGAACGGAGGCACCCACCACAGTGACACCCCGAGCCCCCAGTCCCTTAAAGGTCCGTGCCTCCAGTCCCCGAAAGGTCCTCTCCCCCTCCTCGCACCGGGATGTCCCGGGGGACTCACAGAGCCTGAAGAGCCCACgggaagggaggcagggagCTCTTGGCCGGGGCCGACAGCCCTCACCCCGGAATTCCTCCAGCCGACCCCCGAAACTGGACAGCGGCGTTAAACCCCCCAGGAAAGGCAGCCCGGCCGCCTCCCGGCCCCTCACCCCTCCGGGCCGCTCTGCAGAGGGGTGCAAGCTCTGGGAGGGTCCCCAGGGGACACGGCAGTGCCAGCCAGCCCCGAGCCCAAGGGCTGCGGCTGCCGAGGGACCTCGGGTGCCAGAGGATGAAGCCGGGGGAGGCTGCGGCCCTGGcgatggggctggggggctccgggggtgCTGTGGGAACTCGCAGCCCCCCGGCTatgacagggtggtggaggAGCTCTCCCGGGGGCCGCAGCCCCTGCGCCCTGTGGGGATGTGGAGCcaggtccccaaaacccccgcaAGAGCTGTCCCGCAGCTCCTGGGCCCGGGGGAGGAGGAGCGGCCGGGACTGGGGGTCCAGACCCCGCGGGGACCCAGGGCCAACAACGCCGCCAAGCCCCGGCGGTGCCTGAAGAAGCCCGAGCGTGTCCCCTCCATCTACAAGCTGAAGCTGCGGCCCAAGGTGCGTCCCCGGCGGGACCACAGGCCGGGCAAGCGCCCCTCGCGCATCCCCACCCCGCTGGGGCATCGCCCCCCTGCCCCCCGCACCCAGCACcgccccccggggaccccccgagccccccagtCCCGCAGCACCCGCCCCACGGCCGAGCCGCCCCTGGCTGACAGCGGCACCTGGCTGACCGAGGATGATGAGGAGTCCTGGGTCTGA
- the RASL10B gene encoding ras-like protein family member 10B isoform X1 codes for MVATFKIAVLGAQGVGKSAIVRQFLYNEFSEVCVPTTARRVYLPAVVMNGHVHDLQIMDFPPITAFPVNTLQLRVHQNHPPADPGNKGHRHLGDAHHHRGQQAGPAAGPGHPALERLQPGEEDVEVRLHRVLGQVQLAHPAALQRAPQERGLCPLQARPHHHPLPGRAAQEPLHHHVRCEPPLPPGTPGSAPRAALEAPPCPLP; via the exons ATGGTGGCAACCTTCAAGATCGCcgtgctgggagcccagggcGTGGGCAAGAGTGCCATAGTCCGGCAGTTCCTGTACAACGAGTTCAGCGAGGTGTGCGTGCCCACCACGGCCCGCCGCGTCTACCTGCCCGCCGTGGTCATGAACGGCCACGTCCACGACCTGCAGATCATGGACTTTCCCCCCATCACCGCCTTCCCTGTCAACACCCTGCAG CTTCGAGTACATCAAAACCATCCGCCAGCAGATCCTGGAAACAAG GGTCATCGGCACCTCGGAGACGCCCATCATCATCGTGGGCAACAAGCGGGACCTGCAGCGGGGCCGGGTCATCCCGCGCTGGAACGTCTCCAACCTGGTGAAGAAGACGTGGAAGTGCGGCTACATCGAGTGCTCGGCCAAGTACAACTGGcacatcctgctgctcttcagcgAGCTCCTCAAGAGCGTGGGCTGTGCCCGCTGCAAGCACGTCCACACCACCATCCGCTTCCAGGGCGCGCTGCGCAGGAACCGCTGCACCATCATGTGAGATGTGAGCCCCCCCTGCCCCCGGGAACCCCCGGCTCCGCTCCCCGAGCGGCGCTGGAGGCACCTCCGTGTCCCCTGCCGTGA